In Serratia liquefaciens ATCC 27592, the genomic stretch GACCATCATTTCTATCAGCGAATCTTCCTGCAGCTCACTGACCGGACGCTCGGCGATAAACTGCCCGTCACGAAACACCGTGACGTCATCGCAAATTTCAAAAATCTCTTTCAGCCGGTGGGAGATGTAAACAATCCCTCGCCCTTCGGCCTTCAGTTCATTGATCACTTTAAATAAAGAGGCCGTCTCGGTATCGGTCAACGCATCCGTCGGCTCATCCATAATGATGACTTTCGATTCGAAGCTCAGCACCTTGGCGATTTCCACCATTTGCTGATCGCCGATCGACAGTTCCCCCACCAGCCGGTGGCTGCTGTAACTCAGGTTCAGTCGTGCGAGCAGTTTGTCTGCTTCGGCATACATCCGCTTCCAGTCGATGCGGCCGATACGGTTAACGAACTCACGCCCGAGGAAGATGTTCTCCGCAATGGTTAATTGCGGGATCAGGTTCAGTTCCTGATGGATGATGCCGATGCCCGCTTCCTGCGAATCCTTTGGGCCGTTGAACGCCACCTCTTTTCCGAGAAAGTACTGACTGCCGGCGTCTTTGTTATAAATGCCGGTCAGCACCTTCATCATGGTGGATTTCCCGGCGCCGTTTTCACCCACCAGCGCCATCACCTTGCCCGGGTACACGCTGAGCGCAGCGCCGGAAAGCGCCTTCACGCCGGGAAAGGCTTTATCGATCCCTTTCAGTTGCAGTAAAGGTTGCATAGGTGCCTCAGAAAGTTACGCCGGCGCAAAGGATCACGTTCGCGTAGGGCGAACATTCCCCGCTGCGGATCACCGCACGGCAGTGTTCCGTTTGTGCTTTAAAAGCCTGGTGGCTGATATAGCTCAGGCTGATGCTCTTCCCCTGGCGTTGGCCAAGTTCGGTCAGCTGAGCCAATAACGCGCTATGAAGCTGTGGATTTTGCTTAACGATCTCTTCCGCCAGAATGGCGCTTTCGACCTGCATCTCCTGCGTCACGACCTCGAGTACCTGTAGAAAAGTCGGCACCCCCTGAGTCAGCGCCAAATCGATGCGCTGTGTGGCCGCCGGAATAGGCAGCCCGGCATCGCCGATAGCTATCTGATCGGTATGACCGAGACGGGAAACCACGGCAGAGACATCAGCATTCAACAACACGCCTTTTTTCATCTTGTTCTTCTCATTCCGCCAGCGAAACGTTTCGCTTGTGTCTGGAGTTTAAAAAAACGTCAGTAGAAGGCAACCGGGATAATGCAGAAGTGTGATCGTCATCGAAACGTTTCGCTCGTGTTACCGAGAACAGATACCCTAAATAATTGACGTTGCATCGCGGCGGCAAGCCTGCGAATTCCCGGGAGCATAATCCACTATGTGACCGGGATGAGCTGGTGCAGCCAACAAAGAGGCAGCTTCAAGTATGACGGGGTTAAACAGAAAGGGCCCAGCG encodes the following:
- the rbsD gene encoding D-ribose pyranase; this encodes MKKGVLLNADVSAVVSRLGHTDQIAIGDAGLPIPAATQRIDLALTQGVPTFLQVLEVVTQEMQVESAILAEEIVKQNPQLHSALLAQLTELGQRQGKSISLSYISHQAFKAQTEHCRAVIRSGECSPYANVILCAGVTF